In one Dermacentor variabilis isolate Ectoservices chromosome 4, ASM5094787v1, whole genome shotgun sequence genomic region, the following are encoded:
- the LOC142579203 gene encoding proton channel OtopLc-like: MDSLPEQIGALRDRKVELDECNNNSQNESHLLSRTVSALGDEAFSVVTVQTKGVDAERVNGFDGRKEKSRCPSAGSVRSAKSSGVTWNESVVEHSVQSTTRYSKDEDVLRPRSFFSIVLSCIYGVFVFTMGSTFCVTDRVLDEFHAPEIFSIVIASVGMSWLALFHVDILWYKHSASRQVRSKVRPSQSGLYVHSAASVFSTYARKTPAPQLWFLSGRHSGSFYLKGGMVVFCFCHLVNEGLLLQRSIQALLWHGCNAKDVLNIVFHVQRPTYSFYQLFMAFKYSNIVINHSTALARFGLMHMIGTCLHFWFSSIVQEYRHNTHYGDDNGYLAVANETAYKFLGNDSVTNGGPMFNTIAITPYLHPFTIEYNIILAGVWFIVWQNVGTEPSHHFARRESVSESSAEQQHDASYHSNLVVSADCHAANKGLFAGIFLLLTAIVSLVIGQVAFSGPDFDGVESIIFLVQDTGLIVVSLLAVVWGYVEISKLDFNVHPITLLDDVLLYVPLPFYFVYYIMSVTADVWHWNFTSVVSHLLTVAQVVLQTIFLSDGLRRCSNARRHRFTKPGREMVTFLIICNVTIWVTNTFNMEKHHLNQYVRLCFGDDAWVMVKHATFPLMLFYRFHASVCLADIWKSAYESGD, from the exons ATGGACTCATTACCTGAG CAAATTGGGGCGCTTCGAGACCGGAAAGTCGAGTTGGACGAGTGCAACAACAACTCGCAGAACGAGAGCCACCTGCTGTCGAGGACAGTGAGCGCACTGGGCGACGAGGCGTTCAGCGTCGTGACTGTGCAAACGAAAGGCGTTGACGCGGAGAGAGTCAACGGCTTCGATGGCAGGAAAGAGAAGTCGCGCTGCCCATCGGCGGGCAGCGTCCGAAGCGCCAAGTCGTCCGGGGTCACGTGGAATGAGAGCGTGGTCGAGCACTCCGTTCAGAGCACGACTAGGTACTCAAAGGATGAGGACGTCTTGAGACCAAG GAGTTTCTTCAGTATCGTGCTTAGTTGCATCTACGGAGTGTTCGTCTTCACCATGGGTTCCACTTTCTGCGTTACCGACCGAGTTCTGGACGAATTTCATGCGCCCGAG ATCTTCAGCATAGTGATCGCGTCGGTGGGCATGAGCTGGCTGGCGCTGTTCCACGTGGACATACTGTGGTACAAGCACTCAGCCAGCCGCCAGGTGCGCTCCAAGGTGCGTCCCTCGCAGAGCGGGCTCTACGTGCACAGCGCCGCCAGCGTGTTCAGCACGTACGCCCGCAAGACTCCCGCCCCGCAGCTGTGGTTCCTGAGCGGACGGCACAGCGGCAGTTTCTACCTCAAGGGCGGCATGGTCG tCTTCTGCTTCTGCCATTTGGTGAACGAAGGCCTTTTGCTACAACGTAGCATTCAAGCTCTGCTGTGGCACGGATGCAACGCGAAGGACGTCCTCAACATAGTTTTCCATGTACAAAGACCGACATACTCTTTTTACCAGCTGTTCATGGCTTTCAAGTACTCAAAC ATTGTGATAAACCACTCGACTGCTCTCGCTAGGTTCGGTCTCATGCACATGATTGGCACTTGCCTGCACTTTTGGTTCAGCAGCATCGTGCAAGAGTACCGGCATAACACTCATTACGGCGATGACAACGGTTACTTGG CGGTGGCGAACGAGACAGCTTACAAGTTCCTTGGTAACGACTCAGTTACCAACGGGGGTCCCATGTTCAACACGATTGCCATCACGCCCTACCTGCACCCGTTCACCATCGAATACAACATCATCCTGGCGGGCGTCTGGTTCATCGTGTGGCAGAACGTGGGCACCGAACCGAGCCACCACTTCGCGAGGCGGGAGTCGGTGTCCGAGTCGAGCGCTGAGCAGCAGCACGACGCCAGCTACCAcagcaacctggtggtcagcgCCGATTGCCACGCCGCCAACAAGGGCCTCTTCGCCGGCATCTTCCTCCTGCTCACGGCCATCGTGTCGCTCGTCATCGGCCAGGTGGCGTTCAGTGGACCCGACTTCGACGGAGTCGAGAGCATAATATTCCTCGTCCAAGACACCGGCCTCATCGTCGTGTCACTCCTGGCCGTTGTCTGGGGCTACGTCGAGATCTCCAAGCTGGACTTCAACGTCCACCCCATCACGCTTCTCGACGACGTGCTGCTGTACGTGCCCCTGCCCTTCTACTTCGTGTACTACATCATGTCCGTCACGGCCGATGTGTGGCACTGGAACTTCACCAGCGTTGTCAGCCACCTGCTGACCGTGGCCCAGGTGGTGCTGCAGACGATATTCCTGAGTGACGGCCTCCGGCGATGTAGCAATGCGAGACGACACCGGTTCACCAAGCCGGGAAGGGAGATGGTCACGTTCCTCATCATCTGCAACGTCACCATCTGGGTGACCAACACGTTCAACATGGAGAAGCACCATCTGAACCAGTACGTTCGCCTCTGCTTCGGCGACGACGCCTGGGTCATGGTCAAACACGCCACATTCCCGCTGATGCTCTTCTACCGTTTCCACGCTTCCGTGTGTCTCGCCGATATCTGGAAGTCCGCCTACGAGAGTGGAGATTGA